The proteins below are encoded in one region of Levilactobacillus namurensis:
- a CDS encoding LytTR family DNA-binding domain-containing protein — translation MLAVYLCEDNPAQLKHYTEVVQRYILINDFDMRVQLATASPKALIDRIQADTPQYALFFLDIEFPAEDMTGLEAAIAVRQQLGFAEIVFVTTHSEMALLTFERKVEPMDFIVKDLGRDQVDQKIRENIDYGYQRYTTYLENTENLFSYTIGGRTFSLPMGDVYFIATAETPHKVSVHAANQLVEFPGYLKDIADQYPELYRVDKSYLVNLSNVSGLDVDKRRLIFPNGDQTDVATRKFHAVKTLVQKYLKSREGDQS, via the coding sequence GTGTTAGCCGTTTATCTTTGTGAAGATAATCCAGCGCAATTGAAACACTATACGGAAGTTGTGCAACGCTATATTCTGATCAACGATTTTGACATGCGGGTCCAGCTGGCGACGGCCAGTCCCAAAGCCCTGATCGATCGGATTCAGGCGGACACCCCACAGTATGCCCTATTCTTTTTGGATATTGAGTTTCCGGCCGAAGACATGACCGGCTTAGAAGCGGCCATTGCCGTGCGCCAGCAATTGGGATTCGCGGAGATCGTCTTCGTGACCACCCATTCGGAGATGGCGTTACTGACTTTTGAACGAAAAGTAGAGCCTATGGACTTCATCGTTAAGGACCTGGGACGCGACCAGGTCGACCAGAAGATCCGGGAGAACATTGACTACGGATATCAGCGCTACACCACTTATTTGGAGAACACGGAAAACCTCTTCAGTTATACGATCGGTGGCCGAACCTTTAGTCTGCCTATGGGGGACGTGTACTTCATTGCGACGGCCGAGACCCCGCATAAAGTGTCGGTGCACGCGGCCAATCAATTAGTCGAGTTCCCGGGCTACCTGAAGGACATCGCGGATCAGTACCCGGAGCTCTACCGGGTCGACAAGAGTTACTTAGTTAACTTAAGTAACGTCAGTGGCCTAGACGTCGACAAACGGCGGTTGATCTTTCCTAATGGCGACCAGACCGACGTGGCGACCCGGAAATTTCATGCGGTCAAAACGCTGGTGCAAAAGTATCTTAAATCACGAGAAGGTGATCAGTCGTGA
- a CDS encoding MFS transporter — protein sequence MELKNYRLLIIVGTAWLFDAMDVAMLSFIMPLLKTEWQLSPLQLGVVSSATSVGMIFGALICGYLADRFGRKHVLIYTLLLFSFGNLLLTVAPNVTAFILIRFITGIGLGGELPVAATVIADHYRGTQQSRMLVLADSFWAIGWLLASVLAFWVMPLIGWRPTVLITAITVLYALMMRRHLPADQPRQPQARPSYKAVWQPAYRKQTLVLSLLWFIVMLTYYGMFLWLPSILVLRGFTIIHSFSYTLLITLAQLPGYYLAAYLMGKLQRKTVLLIYLFGTVVSVLAFSLANSNFTILASGAWLSFFDLGAWGTLIALTPGQFPQAIRATGMGTAQSIGRIGATIGPYMVGFLLQLKFSLTAILGVFIGFLLVGIVLLALGVKDTALAPKGAVTHDPSH from the coding sequence ATGGAACTCAAGAATTACCGATTGTTAATCATTGTCGGCACGGCCTGGCTCTTCGATGCCATGGACGTGGCGATGCTGTCCTTTATCATGCCCCTCTTGAAGACGGAGTGGCAACTGTCTCCCCTTCAACTGGGGGTCGTCAGTTCGGCGACGTCCGTGGGGATGATCTTCGGGGCGCTGATCTGCGGTTACTTAGCGGACCGGTTCGGCCGAAAGCACGTCCTGATCTATACCCTGCTGCTCTTCTCGTTCGGGAACCTGCTCCTGACGGTAGCGCCAAATGTGACCGCCTTTATCCTGATTCGCTTCATCACCGGGATTGGGCTGGGGGGTGAACTCCCCGTCGCCGCCACCGTCATCGCCGACCACTACCGCGGGACCCAACAGTCCCGGATGCTGGTCCTGGCCGATAGTTTCTGGGCGATTGGTTGGCTCCTAGCCTCCGTCTTGGCCTTCTGGGTCATGCCACTAATCGGCTGGCGGCCCACGGTTCTGATTACCGCTATCACGGTCCTGTACGCCTTAATGATGCGCCGCCACTTACCTGCCGACCAACCCCGGCAACCCCAAGCCCGGCCATCCTACAAGGCCGTCTGGCAACCCGCTTACCGGAAGCAGACCCTGGTCTTGAGTCTTCTCTGGTTCATCGTGATGCTGACCTACTACGGGATGTTCCTTTGGTTGCCTAGTATCCTGGTACTCCGTGGCTTCACCATCATCCATAGCTTCAGCTACACCCTCTTGATCACTCTGGCCCAACTTCCCGGGTACTACTTAGCCGCTTACTTGATGGGCAAGCTACAACGAAAGACGGTCCTCTTGATCTACCTCTTCGGGACCGTGGTCAGCGTCTTGGCCTTCAGTCTGGCCAACAGCAACTTCACGATTCTCGCCAGTGGCGCTTGGCTGTCCTTCTTCGACTTGGGGGCTTGGGGCACGTTGATTGCCCTGACGCCGGGGCAATTCCCACAAGCCATCCGGGCAACCGGGATGGGGACGGCGCAATCCATCGGTCGGATTGGCGCGACCATCGGCCCTTACATGGTCGGGTTCTTACTCCAGCTCAAGTTCTCCCTAACCGCGATTTTAGGCGTCTTCATAGGCTTTCTCCTGGTGGGCATCGTCCTTCTGGCCTTGGGCGTAAAGGATACCGCCCTAGCACCTAAGGGGGCGGTCACCCATG
- a CDS encoding phosphoketolase produces the protein MAANANYDSKEYLEGVDRYWRAANYLSVGQLFLRDNPLLKRDLTSDDVKIKPIGHWGTIASQNFIYANLNRVIQKYDLNMFYIEGSGHGGQVMVSNSYLDGSYSEIYPNISQDEQGLQRLFKQFSFPGGVASHAAPETPGSIHEGGELGYSLSHGTGAILDNPDVIAAVEIGDGEAETGPLAASWFSDKFINPIKDGAVLPIINMNGFKISNPTILSRMSDEELTEYFKGMGWDPHFVEISVDNDTDYMRVTEDMAKAMDDSIEKIKAIQKNARENNDDTLPHWPMIIFRSPKGWTGPKHDLDGNPIEGSFRAHQVPIPVSAGDMEHVDLLTDWLKSYKPEELFNEDGTIKQEVRDMAPKGDQRMAMNPITNGGIKPEPLKLPDYKKYALDIQEHGKTIAQDMLVWSKYLADIMKLNPNNFRGFGPDETKSNRLYHALDYGKRQWEEDIHEPYDENMAPHGRIIDSQLSEHQAEGWLEGYVLTGRHGYFATYEAFGRVVDSMLTQHMKWLRKAGEQDWRHDYPSLNFVDTSTVFQQDHNGYTHQDPGLLTHMAEKKASLVREYLPADANTLLAVSDVAFRSRSKINVLVTSKHPRPQWFSIDEATNLVHNGLGYVDWASTDQGQEPDIVFASAGTEPTWESLAAISLLHDEFPEMKIRYINVVDILKLRSPKLDPRGLSDEEFDRLFTTDKPVIFAWHGFEGMIKDLFFDRHNHNLHVHGYRENGDITTPFDMRVLNQLDRFDLAKEAVNDIPEYAVKGAYFVQRMDDMVAKHTAYIREVGTDLPEVNNWQWKPLK, from the coding sequence ATGGCAGCAAATGCAAACTACGACTCCAAGGAATACTTGGAAGGCGTTGACCGCTACTGGCGCGCAGCCAATTATCTCTCTGTAGGTCAGTTGTTCTTACGGGACAACCCGCTGTTAAAGCGTGACCTGACTTCTGACGATGTTAAGATCAAGCCTATCGGACATTGGGGCACCATTGCGTCTCAAAACTTTATTTACGCAAACTTAAACCGGGTCATTCAAAAGTATGACTTGAACATGTTCTATATCGAAGGTTCAGGTCACGGTGGCCAAGTGATGGTATCGAACTCATATCTTGATGGTAGCTACAGTGAAATTTATCCTAACATCTCGCAAGACGAACAAGGTCTGCAACGCTTGTTCAAGCAATTCTCCTTCCCAGGTGGGGTTGCTTCTCATGCCGCACCTGAGACCCCAGGTTCCATCCACGAAGGTGGGGAACTTGGCTACAGCCTGTCCCACGGAACTGGTGCGATTTTAGATAACCCAGACGTGATCGCCGCTGTTGAAATTGGTGATGGGGAAGCCGAAACTGGTCCTTTGGCCGCTTCTTGGTTCTCCGACAAGTTCATCAACCCAATCAAAGATGGTGCGGTTCTGCCAATCATCAACATGAACGGGTTCAAGATTTCCAACCCAACGATTCTTTCTCGGATGTCCGACGAAGAATTGACCGAATACTTCAAGGGTATGGGTTGGGACCCACACTTTGTTGAAATCAGTGTCGACAACGACACCGACTACATGCGGGTCACTGAAGACATGGCCAAGGCCATGGACGACAGTATCGAAAAGATCAAGGCAATTCAAAAGAACGCCCGTGAAAACAACGATGATACGTTGCCACACTGGCCAATGATCATCTTCCGTTCCCCTAAGGGCTGGACTGGTCCTAAGCATGACTTGGACGGCAACCCAATCGAAGGGTCCTTCCGGGCTCACCAAGTTCCAATTCCAGTTTCCGCTGGTGACATGGAACACGTTGACCTGTTGACCGACTGGTTGAAGTCTTACAAGCCAGAGGAACTCTTCAACGAAGACGGAACGATCAAGCAAGAAGTTCGGGACATGGCGCCTAAGGGTGACCAACGGATGGCAATGAACCCAATCACCAATGGTGGGATCAAGCCAGAACCATTGAAGTTGCCAGATTACAAGAAGTACGCCCTCGACATTCAAGAACATGGGAAGACCATTGCTCAAGACATGTTAGTCTGGTCCAAGTACTTGGCCGACATCATGAAGTTGAACCCGAATAACTTCCGGGGCTTCGGTCCTGATGAAACCAAGTCTAACCGGCTGTACCACGCCTTAGACTACGGGAAGCGTCAATGGGAAGAAGACATTCACGAACCATATGATGAAAATATGGCCCCACATGGTCGGATCATTGACTCACAACTTTCCGAACACCAAGCTGAAGGTTGGTTGGAAGGTTACGTCCTGACTGGTCGTCACGGTTACTTCGCCACCTATGAAGCCTTCGGTCGGGTCGTTGACTCGATGTTGACGCAACACATGAAGTGGTTGCGGAAGGCCGGCGAACAAGACTGGCGTCACGACTACCCATCCTTGAACTTCGTGGATACTTCCACTGTGTTCCAACAAGACCACAACGGATACACCCACCAAGATCCAGGTCTGTTAACGCATATGGCTGAAAAAAAGGCCAGCTTGGTTCGTGAATACCTGCCAGCTGATGCCAACACCTTGTTAGCCGTCTCTGATGTGGCTTTCCGGAGCCGCAGCAAGATCAACGTGCTGGTTACGTCCAAGCACCCACGGCCACAATGGTTCTCCATTGATGAAGCCACGAACCTGGTTCACAATGGTCTGGGCTACGTTGACTGGGCATCGACTGATCAAGGTCAAGAACCAGACATCGTCTTTGCTTCTGCCGGAACTGAACCAACTTGGGAATCCTTAGCCGCAATTTCTCTGCTGCATGATGAATTCCCAGAGATGAAGATCCGTTACATCAACGTGGTCGACATCCTGAAGTTGCGTTCACCTAAGTTGGACCCTCGTGGCCTCTCCGATGAAGAATTCGACCGTCTGTTCACCACGGACAAGCCTGTCATCTTTGCATGGCACGGTTTCGAAGGGATGATTAAGGACCTGTTCTTCGACCGGCACAACCACAACTTGCACGTTCATGGCTACCGTGAAAACGGGGACATTACCACGCCATTCGACATGCGGGTTCTTAACCAGTTGGATCGCTTCGACTTGGCTAAGGAAGCGGTCAACGACATTCCAGAATATGCCGTTAAGGGCGCTTACTTCGTTCAACGCATGGATGACATGGTCGCTAAGCACACGGCTTACATCCGTGAGGTTGGGACCGACTTGCCAGAAGTAAACAACTGGCAATGGAAGCCATTGAAGTAA
- a CDS encoding NUDIX domain-containing protein — protein MSRPDITITNIIWSFDQATQQVNVLLLKRAEAPYPDYWALPETTMRFNESADDAALRLVREKIGLALDSFHTEQLATFTHPRRVPGQRQLSLAYMTFLPEMPALVPGYGATAAQWFTFQSAADHYQVHHDHTSFSTVTTTADRYYNQLVKQVSTPASQLAFDHDWILTVACDRIRNKLDYQPNILLILGPTFTLKAARTIFAVFLHRDLATIDNSNFKKNHQHLLTAVGTSSAAHAGRPATVYRLNYLP, from the coding sequence ATGTCCCGCCCCGACATCACCATCACCAACATCATCTGGAGCTTCGATCAAGCCACCCAACAGGTCAACGTCCTGTTGCTCAAACGCGCTGAAGCGCCCTACCCCGACTACTGGGCCTTACCCGAGACCACCATGCGCTTCAACGAGAGTGCCGATGACGCGGCCCTGCGGTTGGTCCGGGAAAAGATTGGCTTGGCTCTGGATAGCTTCCACACCGAACAACTGGCCACCTTCACCCATCCCCGTCGCGTCCCCGGGCAACGCCAGCTCTCACTGGCCTACATGACCTTTCTCCCCGAGATGCCCGCCCTGGTTCCGGGATACGGTGCCACGGCCGCTCAGTGGTTTACCTTCCAATCAGCGGCTGACCATTACCAGGTCCACCACGACCACACCAGCTTCTCGACGGTCACCACCACGGCTGACCGCTACTACAACCAGTTGGTCAAGCAGGTCAGTACGCCCGCCAGTCAGCTGGCTTTCGACCACGACTGGATCTTGACGGTCGCGTGCGACCGAATCCGCAACAAGCTCGACTATCAGCCCAACATCCTGTTGATCTTGGGCCCCACGTTCACGCTCAAGGCGGCCCGGACCATCTTCGCCGTCTTCTTGCACCGGGACCTGGCGACCATCGACAATTCCAACTTCAAGAAAAATCACCAGCACCTGCTGACGGCCGTGGGAACCTCTAGCGCCGCACACGCCGGGCGACCAGCGACCGTCTACCGGTTGAACTATCTCCCTTGA
- a CDS encoding GntR family transcriptional regulator, with protein sequence MADLVYRQVMRDLKQRIHHNEFPNKRLPDERSLSEAYGVSRSSVKRALSILANQGIIFKKRGSGTFINPLYMKNQTIFQYEGSNLGITDSMKSAGNTPGIKLLSFNVIPASPEIQQDLFLNPGDFVYEIRRLRLFNQQPFMIETGYIPIKIAPNLSQETVSSSIFNYLESQGKVVTKSFMSIQAAPSTADDQELLHLKPVEPVGLMEGIFFLDDGTPFEVSNMRLHYQYLNYNTFVSLDEE encoded by the coding sequence ATGGCAGATTTAGTTTATCGACAGGTCATGCGGGACTTAAAGCAACGCATTCACCACAATGAATTCCCTAATAAGCGGCTGCCTGACGAGCGGAGCCTGAGCGAAGCGTACGGCGTGAGTCGCAGTTCGGTCAAGCGCGCGCTAAGCATCCTAGCCAACCAAGGAATTATTTTTAAAAAACGTGGGTCAGGGACCTTTATTAACCCATTATATATGAAAAACCAGACAATTTTTCAATATGAGGGGTCAAATTTAGGAATTACTGACAGTATGAAGTCGGCAGGCAACACGCCGGGCATCAAACTCTTGAGTTTTAACGTGATTCCGGCGAGTCCTGAGATTCAGCAGGATCTCTTTTTGAATCCTGGTGATTTCGTCTACGAGATTCGGCGGTTGCGGCTCTTTAACCAGCAACCGTTCATGATTGAAACGGGGTACATCCCCATCAAGATTGCGCCGAACCTCTCGCAGGAGACCGTTTCGAGTTCTATCTTTAACTATTTAGAGAGTCAGGGCAAAGTGGTCACCAAGTCGTTCATGTCGATTCAAGCGGCCCCATCGACGGCGGATGATCAGGAGCTGTTGCACCTGAAGCCCGTGGAACCGGTAGGGTTGATGGAAGGCATCTTCTTCCTGGATGACGGGACGCCGTTTGAAGTGTCGAACATGCGCCTGCACTACCAATATTTGAACTATAACACCTTTGTGTCATTAGATGAAGAATAG
- the hemH gene encoding ferrochelatase, protein MKTGLLLVNLGSPATPRTPDVKRYLREFLSDPNVIELPQWFWQPLLRGIILPLRSWRSATFYQHIWTKSGSPLVAYTQIMTDQVQQALPDWDVRYAMTYGEPHIGPTLQAMAQAGCEQTVVLPLFPQYTQSTTAPIIHQAQAADVPITIVHHFYDQPTYQKLLAHHLHSALQQRDYDAVLFSYHSIPTAMVRHGDPYQAECEATTAGVLKYLPELPAAKVTTTYQSKFGPMPWLKPYLKNTLLQLVELGKRNVLITTPSFVADCLETLEEDNVQNYQAFKASGGDAYQLVPPMNGDPAFSQFLADLAVHQLKGSVAHAH, encoded by the coding sequence ATGAAAACTGGCTTACTCTTAGTCAACCTGGGCTCACCCGCCACGCCGCGAACCCCAGATGTCAAACGGTACCTACGTGAGTTCCTAAGCGACCCCAACGTGATCGAACTGCCTCAATGGTTCTGGCAGCCCCTCCTGCGGGGTATCATTCTCCCCCTGCGCTCTTGGCGCTCCGCCACCTTCTACCAACATATCTGGACGAAAAGCGGGTCGCCACTGGTGGCCTACACCCAAATCATGACCGACCAAGTCCAACAAGCGTTGCCCGACTGGGACGTCCGCTACGCCATGACTTACGGAGAGCCCCACATCGGCCCCACACTCCAGGCCATGGCTCAGGCGGGGTGTGAGCAAACCGTGGTCCTGCCGCTCTTCCCCCAGTACACCCAAAGCACTACGGCCCCCATCATCCACCAGGCTCAAGCCGCCGACGTGCCCATCACCATCGTCCACCACTTCTACGACCAGCCGACGTACCAAAAGCTCCTGGCCCACCATTTACATAGCGCCTTACAACAGCGGGACTACGACGCGGTCCTGTTCAGTTATCACAGTATTCCCACCGCCATGGTCCGCCACGGTGACCCCTACCAGGCCGAGTGCGAAGCCACGACCGCGGGCGTGCTCAAGTATCTTCCCGAGCTCCCCGCAGCCAAAGTCACGACCACCTACCAGTCCAAGTTCGGACCAATGCCCTGGCTCAAGCCCTACTTAAAGAATACGCTGCTGCAACTGGTCGAACTGGGCAAGCGCAACGTCCTGATCACCACGCCCTCCTTTGTGGCTGACTGTCTGGAAACCCTGGAAGAGGATAACGTCCAAAACTACCAGGCCTTCAAAGCCAGCGGGGGCGACGCCTACCAGTTGGTCCCGCCCATGAACGGTGACCCAGCGTTCAGTCAATTTCTGGCCGACCTAGCCGTTCACCAATTGAAAGGAAGCGTTGCGCATGCCCACTAA
- a CDS encoding Nramp family divalent metal transporter — protein sequence MPTKPDRPSLEEINASVRVPSVYEPSFFQKFLAYSGPGALVAVGYMDPGNWLTSLAGGSQYRYTLLAVLWIAILIAMFMQALAIKLGVVSRLDLAQAIAGRLPTSGRILLWLLNEVAMMATDLTGVLGTAIALKLLFGLPLLWGILLTILDVLVVLLFLRFGIRRVEFIVLAAIVTVGVIFGLEVFRAHPAWHAIATGLVPTPRLLTHHAELVLSLGIVGATIMPHNLYLHSSLAQSRRYDQHDPRQVTEALRFARWDSTVHLIAALLINALLLILGGTLFWQTTGHLSSLQGVFYSLKDPTVVGNLASPVMSWLFAFALLITGLISSITSTLSGQIVMEGYLHIRLPLWQRRLLTRAVTLVPILVVGAVVGFNDQAFENMIIDAQIVLSVALPFTLFPLIHLTSDQTLMGAHTNHRATQFVGYALAGIITMLNLELIFA from the coding sequence ATGCCCACTAAACCCGACCGGCCCAGTCTAGAAGAAATCAACGCCAGTGTCCGGGTCCCCAGCGTCTACGAGCCCAGCTTCTTTCAGAAATTCCTAGCCTACAGCGGGCCCGGCGCCCTGGTGGCCGTGGGGTACATGGACCCCGGCAACTGGTTGACGTCTCTGGCCGGCGGCAGTCAGTACCGCTACACCCTATTAGCCGTCCTCTGGATTGCTATCCTGATTGCCATGTTCATGCAGGCCCTGGCCATCAAGCTGGGGGTAGTCTCCCGGTTGGACCTGGCCCAAGCTATCGCCGGACGCTTGCCCACTAGCGGGCGTATCCTGCTCTGGCTCCTCAACGAGGTGGCCATGATGGCGACCGACCTGACCGGGGTCTTAGGCACCGCCATTGCGCTAAAACTCCTCTTCGGCCTGCCCCTACTCTGGGGGATTCTCCTCACGATCCTGGATGTCCTGGTAGTCTTACTCTTCCTGCGTTTCGGTATCCGGCGCGTGGAATTCATCGTGTTAGCTGCCATCGTGACCGTCGGCGTGATTTTTGGTTTAGAGGTCTTCCGGGCCCATCCCGCTTGGCACGCCATCGCCACCGGCCTGGTACCCACGCCCCGGTTACTGACCCACCACGCTGAACTGGTACTGAGCTTAGGCATTGTGGGAGCCACCATCATGCCGCATAATCTGTACCTCCACTCATCCCTCGCCCAGAGTCGCCGCTACGACCAGCACGACCCCCGGCAGGTCACCGAAGCACTGCGGTTCGCCCGCTGGGACTCGACCGTGCACCTGATTGCGGCGCTCCTCATCAACGCGCTCCTCTTAATCTTGGGCGGCACCCTCTTCTGGCAGACCACCGGCCACCTCAGCAGTCTACAAGGCGTTTTCTACAGCCTCAAAGATCCTACCGTGGTAGGCAACTTAGCCAGCCCGGTCATGAGTTGGCTCTTCGCCTTTGCCCTCCTGATTACTGGCCTGATCTCCTCCATCACCAGCACGCTTTCGGGGCAGATCGTCATGGAAGGCTACCTCCATATTCGGTTGCCCCTCTGGCAACGGCGTCTACTGACCCGCGCGGTCACCCTGGTCCCCATTCTGGTGGTCGGGGCCGTTGTGGGCTTTAACGACCAGGCCTTTGAGAACATGATCATCGACGCCCAGATTGTCTTGAGCGTGGCGCTGCCCTTCACCCTATTTCCGTTGATTCACCTGACCAGCGACCAGACCCTGATGGGCGCGCACACGAATCACCGGGCGACTCAATTCGTCGGGTATGCGCTGGCGGGCATCATCACGATGCTGAACCTGGAATTAATTTTTGCCTGA
- a CDS encoding sensor histidine kinase codes for MLHWFDQNFWVNFVLALTMQWFWTLWVGEVRPQNWLLPLKWLWWALVAAVIGQEWALVIPPLAALGYLVHRRRYLVVIFTNVTLVIALIVVLVNDLCLQTTIEIWGATFAASFWGIVSRLAVQVLIYSLISLGVAAMHIQPGNLSQLAFSRKEQLTVMTLLVLLGLMASLSGQVIHALDLPHGLLTFALAIESFMVGLIVLSLFFFLRSFFSRQRARINYQESILQTRYDRRISNQVRAIRDFKRTYQKQMLRLGDYLDAEDYQGLADYFKTLDKHWQTTKQLVGLEVDGLQRLNDPPLKSLLFQKILAAQNRGWHFRLEIPDTVQAIPMNNVQLLRVMGVLLDNAVEAPPMGDLPEIYCAILDYPDAVELAVANPVSVTDPPKLNRIMEAGYTTKGGSHGLGLSTVKEIIDQTANASLQVALKRGRLYFTVILTKGERGA; via the coding sequence ATGCTTCATTGGTTTGATCAGAACTTCTGGGTCAACTTCGTGTTGGCGCTGACCATGCAGTGGTTCTGGACCCTCTGGGTGGGCGAAGTCCGGCCTCAGAACTGGTTATTACCCCTTAAATGGTTATGGTGGGCCTTGGTGGCCGCGGTCATCGGGCAAGAGTGGGCGTTAGTCATCCCACCATTGGCCGCGTTAGGCTATCTGGTGCACCGCCGCAGGTACTTGGTGGTCATCTTCACCAACGTGACTTTGGTGATTGCTTTGATCGTGGTCCTGGTCAACGACCTGTGTCTCCAGACCACGATTGAGATCTGGGGCGCCACGTTTGCCGCCAGCTTCTGGGGCATTGTCAGCCGGTTAGCGGTCCAGGTCCTGATCTATTCGTTAATCTCCCTGGGTGTGGCTGCCATGCACATCCAGCCCGGAAACCTGTCCCAACTGGCCTTTAGCCGTAAGGAACAGCTCACGGTCATGACGCTCCTGGTGCTTCTGGGCTTAATGGCTAGTCTGTCGGGTCAGGTCATTCACGCGCTGGACCTGCCCCACGGCCTCCTGACGTTTGCCCTGGCCATCGAATCCTTTATGGTGGGGTTGATCGTCTTGAGTCTGTTCTTCTTCCTACGGAGCTTCTTCTCCCGGCAGCGTGCCCGAATCAACTACCAGGAGAGTATTCTCCAGACGCGTTATGATCGGCGGATATCGAACCAAGTCCGGGCGATTCGGGACTTCAAGCGGACCTATCAGAAGCAGATGTTGCGGTTGGGCGACTACCTCGATGCGGAGGACTACCAGGGCCTCGCCGACTACTTCAAAACGCTGGACAAGCACTGGCAGACCACCAAGCAACTGGTAGGCCTAGAAGTGGATGGCCTGCAGCGGTTGAATGATCCACCCCTGAAGAGTCTGTTATTTCAGAAGATTCTGGCCGCCCAGAACCGGGGCTGGCATTTTCGCTTGGAGATTCCCGACACGGTCCAGGCGATTCCCATGAACAACGTCCAGCTTTTGCGGGTCATGGGGGTCTTGCTGGACAACGCGGTCGAAGCACCGCCGATGGGGGACTTACCCGAGATCTACTGTGCGATTCTGGATTATCCCGATGCCGTGGAGCTGGCCGTGGCGAACCCCGTTTCGGTGACTGATCCGCCTAAACTAAACCGCATCATGGAGGCGGGGTACACCACCAAAGGGGGCAGTCACGGCCTCGGCCTCAGTACGGTGAAGGAAATTATTGACCAGACAGCGAACGCTTCGCTGCAGGTAGCCTTAAAACGAGGTCGGCTCTACTTTACGGTCATCTTAACGAAGGGGGAACGGGGGGCATGA
- the greA gene encoding transcription elongation factor GreA — MPNQFNPITAAGYHQIQAKIHALEVDRPKKIASLAEARAHGDLSENAEYSAAKRDLRHLESRLRFLNKQLQYAKVVTPQANDTVELGKWVTLDFLDDHETATYQLVGAAEADLDAGKTTRVSPLGKAIFGHHPGETVTVQAPAARYAVKITAVSLTPPQK; from the coding sequence ATGCCTAATCAATTTAATCCGATTACTGCGGCTGGTTACCACCAGATTCAAGCGAAGATTCATGCTTTGGAAGTGGACCGGCCCAAGAAGATTGCCAGTCTGGCCGAGGCCCGGGCGCACGGTGATTTATCCGAAAATGCCGAATACAGTGCCGCCAAACGGGACCTGCGTCACCTGGAAAGCCGCCTACGGTTCTTGAACAAACAGCTCCAATACGCCAAAGTCGTGACCCCACAGGCCAACGACACCGTCGAACTGGGCAAGTGGGTCACCCTGGACTTCTTAGACGACCACGAGACCGCGACTTATCAGCTGGTGGGTGCCGCTGAAGCGGACCTCGACGCCGGCAAAACCACCCGGGTCTCCCCATTGGGAAAGGCCATCTTCGGCCACCATCCCGGCGAGACCGTGACGGTTCAGGCGCCCGCCGCCCGCTACGCCGTCAAGATTACGGCCGTCAGCCTGACCCCGCCCCAAAAATAA
- the ybaK gene encoding Cys-tRNA(Pro) deacylase, protein MAKKRKAKRLHKTLVEQILDKNKVAYKQYEFATHMAGDVAQMEVDHADVDEHHIYKTLVLSGNVTGPLVGVLPIDEHLDEKKLAKVSGNKKVDMIPLKNLVKTTGYEHGANTPVGIWEKKQFPIFIDQTAHDQGQILVSSGQIGRSVEVNADDLADLVHGTFTDLLE, encoded by the coding sequence ATGGCAAAGAAAAGGAAAGCCAAACGGTTACACAAAACGTTAGTGGAACAAATTCTCGACAAGAACAAGGTCGCTTATAAACAATACGAATTCGCGACCCACATGGCCGGTGACGTGGCTCAGATGGAAGTCGACCACGCCGACGTTGACGAACACCACATCTACAAGACCTTAGTCCTCAGTGGCAACGTCACGGGGCCGTTGGTGGGCGTACTGCCGATCGACGAACACTTAGACGAGAAGAAACTCGCCAAGGTCTCCGGCAACAAGAAGGTCGACATGATCCCCCTCAAGAACCTGGTCAAGACCACCGGTTACGAACACGGTGCCAACACGCCGGTGGGTATCTGGGAAAAGAAACAGTTCCCCATCTTCATCGACCAGACGGCCCACGACCAGGGACAGATTCTGGTCTCCTCGGGTCAGATTGGCCGGTCGGTCGAAGTCAACGCCGACGACCTGGCCGACCTGGTTCATGGGACCTTCACCGACCTGCTGGAATAG